In Candidatus Nanopelagicales bacterium, the following are encoded in one genomic region:
- a CDS encoding DJ-1/PfpI family protein has protein sequence MSHASMLSKQKKPHRIAVLVMEHALPVEVSMPFLVFGAPALGYELMLCAETPGPVETDHGWSVTVQHGLDALATADTVIVTAFRGFLDTPSRDVLAKMKSAHDSGARIASICTGAFVLAAAGLLDGRRATTHWQFAADLARMYPAVHVDPTPSTSMKATSSLRQALSAGLTSASICSAMTVERPSPMRSPAR, from the coding sequence ATGAGCCATGCCTCGATGCTTTCCAAGCAGAAGAAGCCGCACCGCATCGCAGTGCTCGTGATGGAGCATGCGCTTCCGGTGGAAGTCAGCATGCCGTTCCTAGTCTTCGGCGCACCCGCCCTCGGGTATGAACTCATGCTGTGCGCCGAGACGCCAGGGCCAGTCGAAACCGATCACGGATGGTCGGTGACGGTGCAGCACGGGCTGGACGCTCTGGCGACCGCAGACACAGTCATCGTCACGGCCTTTCGCGGCTTTCTCGACACCCCCTCGCGCGATGTCCTCGCGAAAATGAAGAGTGCGCACGACAGCGGAGCGCGTATCGCATCGATCTGCACCGGCGCGTTTGTGCTCGCCGCCGCGGGACTGCTTGACGGACGCCGAGCCACGACCCACTGGCAGTTCGCGGCAGATCTCGCCCGGATGTACCCTGCCGTTCATGTCGATCCGACCCCCTCTACATCGATGAAGGCAACATCATCACTTCGGCAGGCGTTGTCAGCGGGATTGACCTCTGCCTCCATCTGCTCCGCGATGACCGTGGAGCGGCCGTCGCCAATGAGATCGCCAGCACGATAG
- a CDS encoding BlaI/MecI/CopY family transcriptional regulator, translating to MAGERTRERGELEGEVMRILWGASEPLSARDIQAVFTGHVPAYTTLMTALERLQKKGDVVRSGDSPRKVRFHAARSGDEHVGRSMMTALDGAGDRQAALLRFAGNLAEEDLDLLRSALTGKTSRKRR from the coding sequence ATGGCGGGCGAGCGCACGCGCGAACGAGGTGAGCTTGAAGGCGAGGTCATGCGCATCCTTTGGGGGGCATCCGAACCGTTGAGCGCCCGTGACATCCAGGCCGTGTTCACTGGGCACGTTCCTGCGTATACGACGTTGATGACGGCCCTTGAACGGTTGCAGAAGAAGGGCGATGTCGTCCGTTCCGGTGACTCGCCCCGGAAGGTTCGCTTCCATGCGGCACGAAGCGGGGACGAGCATGTCGGTCGCTCGATGATGACCGCCTTGGACGGTGCTGGCGATCGGCAGGCTGCGCTATTGCGGTTCGCCGGAAACCTTGCCGAAGAGGATCTCGATCTGCTCCGTAGCGCGCTCACTGGCAAAACCTCGCGCAAGCGCAGGTGA
- a CDS encoding iron ABC transporter permease: protein MTRADIVVRGRRRRPRTTILVLAVAAVVAVVLSVAVGSVPIHPGVVVGVVADHLIPWDTGTSFTATQAQIVWEFRLPRALLGFLVGAALAVAGAVLQAVVRNPLADPFVFGVSSGASVAAVAMLTLATGSLATVSVPVAAFFGALLTTLLVFLLAQRRGRVTLNRLVLAGVAMSYLLSSVTSYLVLRASTPGGGVSEVLSWLAGSLAAADWGDLGLPAGVLVVATVLLVLLSRILNAFLTGDETAVSLGVDVGRGRLVFFVITSLLVGVAVAVSGAIGFVGLIIPHAMRFIVGTDHRWVLPASALAGGLLLVVVDIAARLLLAPTELPVGLLTAAVGAPFFLWLMRRLGRVET, encoded by the coding sequence GTGACCCGCGCTGACATCGTGGTGCGCGGACGTCGTCGGCGTCCGCGCACCACGATCCTCGTGCTTGCCGTCGCGGCGGTCGTTGCGGTGGTTCTGTCTGTCGCGGTCGGGTCGGTTCCGATCCATCCCGGCGTCGTCGTCGGTGTGGTCGCGGATCACCTCATTCCCTGGGATACCGGAACTTCGTTCACCGCGACCCAGGCGCAGATCGTGTGGGAGTTCCGGCTGCCGCGCGCACTACTCGGCTTCCTCGTCGGGGCTGCGCTGGCCGTTGCGGGCGCGGTCCTCCAAGCGGTCGTACGCAACCCGCTCGCCGACCCGTTCGTGTTCGGGGTGTCCTCCGGCGCGTCGGTCGCCGCTGTTGCGATGCTTACCCTCGCGACCGGGTCACTGGCCACAGTCTCGGTGCCGGTTGCCGCGTTCTTCGGCGCGCTCCTCACGACGCTCCTCGTTTTCCTGCTGGCGCAGCGCCGGGGACGGGTAACCCTGAACCGGCTCGTGCTGGCAGGAGTTGCAATGTCTTACCTGCTGAGTTCGGTCACAAGTTACCTCGTTCTCCGGGCGAGCACCCCCGGCGGCGGTGTGAGTGAGGTGCTGTCGTGGCTTGCGGGGAGCCTCGCCGCAGCGGACTGGGGCGACCTCGGCCTCCCCGCAGGGGTGTTAGTGGTGGCGACCGTACTATTGGTGCTGCTTTCCCGGATTCTCAACGCATTCCTGACGGGCGACGAGACCGCGGTGAGTCTGGGGGTGGACGTGGGGCGTGGGCGCCTCGTGTTCTTCGTCATCACCTCGCTCTTGGTTGGTGTTGCTGTCGCGGTCAGCGGTGCGATCGGTTTCGTCGGTCTGATCATTCCCCACGCGATGCGCTTCATCGTGGGCACCGACCATCGCTGGGTGCTGCCGGCTTCGGCGCTCGCCGGTGGGTTGCTGCTCGTCGTTGTCGACATCGCCGCACGGCTCCTCCTGGCGCCGACGGAGTTGCCCGTCGGTCTGCTGACGGCGGCGGTTGGCGCACCCTTCTTCCTCTGGCTGATGCGCAGATTGGGACGGGTGGAAACATGA
- a CDS encoding ABC transporter substrate-binding protein, translating into MTLNRKAATGVVAAATIFVLAGCTPPEAPQPSGTPSSEAQGYPISVENCDRTLSFDSAPEKVLSLWQAPTEMMLALGLGDRVVARAGDYATYPESVAPEVEDIPSIGSAMGWPDKETVLSYDADLVLGQSLVGYAFDTSMGYASVEQLEQSGAQVYGANVCDADSGGAVDMTLDTPLDALRDLGTIFGASDRAEELISSLEEQRQAVIDAVAGQEEVTVAFYNGGEGPLIVLAGGIYDDAIATAGGTNVFPRDAVYVSKEEFAASQPDVILVGTFEGQDYETLSAFLRQTFPELTAVQEDRLVEIPVADTDASISVMRGLTQIANGLHGLDLPVPAS; encoded by the coding sequence ATGACCCTCAACCGAAAGGCAGCCACCGGTGTGGTTGCCGCCGCTACTATCTTCGTACTCGCCGGGTGTACACCTCCTGAAGCCCCGCAGCCCAGCGGAACACCGTCATCCGAAGCGCAGGGCTACCCCATCTCGGTCGAGAACTGCGATCGCACACTGAGCTTCGACTCGGCTCCCGAAAAGGTGCTGAGCCTGTGGCAGGCGCCGACCGAGATGATGCTCGCGCTGGGACTGGGAGACCGGGTGGTGGCTCGCGCAGGCGACTACGCGACGTATCCCGAGTCCGTGGCGCCGGAGGTGGAGGACATCCCGTCGATCGGGTCGGCGATGGGATGGCCCGACAAGGAAACCGTGCTCAGCTATGACGCGGATCTCGTGCTCGGCCAATCCTTGGTCGGCTATGCCTTCGATACGTCGATGGGATATGCCTCAGTCGAACAGCTGGAGCAGAGTGGCGCGCAAGTCTACGGGGCGAACGTCTGTGATGCCGATTCTGGCGGCGCTGTGGATATGACGCTGGATACCCCGCTCGACGCGCTCCGCGACCTCGGGACGATCTTCGGGGCGAGCGATCGCGCCGAGGAACTCATCAGCTCCCTTGAGGAACAGCGTCAGGCGGTGATCGACGCGGTGGCCGGGCAGGAAGAGGTCACAGTCGCGTTTTACAACGGAGGTGAGGGACCGCTTATCGTCCTGGCCGGTGGCATCTACGACGATGCGATCGCCACAGCCGGCGGCACAAATGTCTTTCCTCGGGACGCGGTCTACGTCAGCAAAGAAGAGTTCGCCGCATCTCAGCCAGACGTGATCCTGGTCGGGACGTTCGAGGGCCAGGACTACGAGACCCTGAGCGCCTTCCTGCGGCAGACCTTCCCCGAACTCACTGCCGTTCAGGAGGACCGGCTCGTTGAGATCCCGGTCGCCGACACGGACGCCTCGATCTCTGTGATGCGAGGGCTCACGCAGATCGCGAACGGGCTGCACGGTCTGGACCTGCCGGTCCCCGCTTCGTGA
- a CDS encoding IS256 family transposase — translation MIDPVTGEIIDEQQLAEQLLKQAKEQGVDLVGPEGLLNGLTKRVLETALEAEMAEHLGYEKHGNTIGENARNGVRSKTVLTEVGPVEIDVPRDREGSFEPKIVKKRQRRLTGVDEIVLSLTARGLTTGEVAAHFDDVYGAAVSKDTISRITDKVIEEMTEWANRPLDRVYPVVFIDALVVKVRDGQVRNKPFYIAVGVTVNGERDILGIWAGDGGEGAKFWLGVLTEIKNRGAEDVCIVVCDGLKGLPDSINTVWPLATVQTCIIHLIRNTFRFASRHYWEEMGKDLRPVYTAPTEAAARERFAEFDAKWGQQYPAISKLWHNAWSEFVPFLDWDVEIRRIICSTNAIESLNARYRRAVRARGHFPNDAAALKCLYLVTRSLDPTGRGRARWATRWKPALNAFAIAFEGRIN, via the coding sequence ATGATCGATCCTGTGACGGGAGAGATCATCGATGAGCAGCAGCTCGCGGAGCAGTTGCTGAAGCAAGCGAAGGAACAGGGGGTCGACCTCGTCGGCCCCGAGGGGCTGTTGAACGGGCTCACGAAACGGGTGCTGGAGACAGCGCTCGAGGCGGAGATGGCTGAGCATCTCGGCTACGAAAAGCACGGCAACACGATTGGTGAGAACGCCCGTAACGGGGTGCGATCGAAGACGGTGCTGACCGAGGTCGGTCCCGTTGAGATCGACGTTCCTCGGGATCGGGAGGGGTCGTTCGAACCGAAGATCGTCAAGAAGCGGCAGCGGCGCCTGACGGGGGTGGATGAGATCGTGTTGTCGTTGACTGCTCGCGGGCTGACAACCGGTGAGGTCGCAGCGCATTTCGATGACGTCTACGGCGCGGCTGTGTCGAAGGACACGATCTCGAGGATCACCGACAAGGTCATCGAGGAGATGACCGAATGGGCCAACCGGCCGTTGGATCGCGTCTACCCGGTGGTGTTCATCGACGCCCTGGTCGTGAAAGTCCGGGACGGGCAGGTGCGGAACAAGCCGTTCTATATCGCCGTCGGGGTCACCGTGAACGGCGAACGCGACATCCTCGGAATCTGGGCCGGCGATGGCGGTGAAGGAGCGAAGTTCTGGCTCGGCGTCCTCACCGAGATCAAAAACCGCGGCGCCGAGGATGTCTGCATCGTCGTGTGTGACGGGCTGAAGGGACTACCGGACTCGATCAACACCGTCTGGCCGCTCGCGACGGTGCAGACCTGCATCATCCACCTGATCCGCAACACGTTCCGATTCGCGTCCCGCCACTACTGGGAAGAGATGGGCAAGGACCTGCGCCCGGTATACACGGCGCCGACCGAAGCGGCCGCTCGTGAACGGTTCGCGGAGTTCGACGCGAAATGGGGCCAGCAGTACCCGGCGATCAGCAAGCTCTGGCACAACGCCTGGTCCGAGTTCGTGCCGTTCCTCGACTGGGACGTGGAAATCCGACGGATCATCTGCTCCACGAACGCGATCGAGTCGCTCAACGCCCGGTACCGCAGAGCTGTCCGGGCGCGCGGGCACTTCCCCAACGACGCCGCGGCGTTGAAGTGTCTCTACCTTGTGACCAGATCGCTTGACCCGACCGGCCGCGGCAGGGCACGCTGGGCAACGAGATGGAAGCCAGCGCTGAACGCGTTCGCGATCGCATTCGAAGGCCGAATCAACTAA
- a CDS encoding ABC transporter ATP-binding protein, whose translation MNSETSTATVPLHVEAVSVDIAGRRILHEASLSADGDVLGLVGPNGSGKSTLLRTVYRMLHPASGRVTAGGRDVWVIPAREAARITAALVQDAPSDLELTVAECVATGRVPHGRLLGAETAADRAAVQNAMMAVGIEAYADRDVATLSGGERQRVQLARALAQEPSILVLDEPTNHLDVQHQLELLSLVRRLGRTTLVTLHDLNLAAAYCDRIVVIDHGTVIAAGTPEHVLTPTLLLDVFGVHAAVLSNPLTGRLQLAFTERKNL comes from the coding sequence ATGAACTCAGAAACCAGCACCGCCACGGTGCCGTTGCATGTCGAGGCGGTGAGCGTCGATATCGCCGGGCGCCGCATCCTCCACGAAGCATCGCTCAGCGCGGACGGCGATGTGCTCGGGCTGGTCGGCCCGAACGGCAGCGGAAAATCCACGCTGCTGCGCACCGTCTACCGAATGCTGCACCCCGCATCGGGACGCGTCACGGCGGGTGGCCGCGATGTCTGGGTCATTCCGGCGCGCGAGGCCGCACGGATCACCGCAGCTCTGGTGCAGGACGCGCCCAGCGATCTCGAACTGACCGTGGCAGAGTGCGTCGCTACGGGGCGCGTGCCGCACGGCCGTCTGCTCGGCGCAGAGACCGCAGCCGATCGTGCGGCCGTGCAGAACGCAATGATGGCTGTCGGAATCGAAGCCTATGCGGACCGTGATGTCGCCACGCTCTCCGGCGGTGAACGTCAGCGCGTTCAACTCGCCCGCGCACTCGCCCAAGAGCCGAGCATCCTCGTGCTCGATGAGCCAACGAATCACCTCGATGTCCAACACCAGCTCGAACTGCTCTCACTCGTCCGTCGGCTCGGGCGCACCACACTGGTGACCCTGCACGACCTCAACTTGGCCGCCGCATACTGCGACCGAATCGTGGTCATAGATCACGGAACGGTCATCGCCGCAGGCACACCCGAACACGTGCTTACCCCAACACTCCTGCTCGACGTCTTCGGCGTGCACGCCGCCGTCCTCAGCAACCCACTGACCGGCCGGCTCCAACTGGCATTCACCGAAAGGAAAAACCTTTGA
- a CDS encoding AraC family transcriptional regulator has protein sequence MKVIVVRSGSSLLLSEFGARHVKIGDVVLLAAHTLCGAEPEGSVMTTTIYLDRDYVIDQVFWQFAAQFCDRHNARDFFDAHYSTPAQIVRIGEDRAGMIMPWLDELVSLSVDGPQPERFLRAQALLFSVLDVVVPFMTTPVSKASAGRRGTMVPAAPRHRQFSPLRVEARHVAQLIRGDPARQWTVPELAGAVHLSPSQLRRVFVVAFGKAPIAYLTMVRTERMAHLLRSTVFPVKQIAAEVGWADADFAARQFRRGLGVTPTAYRQFVCAPDSDDTA, from the coding sequence GTGAAAGTGATCGTCGTTCGCAGTGGCAGCTCCCTGCTGCTCAGTGAGTTCGGCGCGCGGCATGTGAAGATCGGCGATGTCGTTCTCCTCGCTGCCCACACACTCTGCGGTGCAGAACCGGAAGGCAGCGTTATGACGACCACGATCTACCTCGACCGTGACTATGTGATCGATCAGGTCTTCTGGCAATTCGCTGCGCAGTTCTGCGACCGTCACAACGCCCGCGACTTCTTCGATGCCCATTACTCGACACCCGCGCAGATTGTCCGGATCGGCGAGGATCGGGCCGGGATGATCATGCCGTGGCTGGATGAGCTCGTTTCCCTCAGCGTGGACGGGCCGCAGCCTGAACGGTTCCTCCGGGCACAAGCGCTGCTCTTCTCGGTGCTCGATGTCGTCGTGCCATTCATGACGACGCCCGTCAGCAAAGCCAGTGCTGGTCGACGCGGCACTATGGTCCCCGCTGCGCCGCGACATCGTCAGTTCTCGCCGCTTCGCGTCGAAGCCCGACACGTCGCGCAGCTCATACGAGGCGATCCGGCGCGCCAATGGACCGTGCCGGAGCTGGCGGGGGCCGTTCACCTGTCGCCGTCACAGTTGAGGCGTGTGTTCGTGGTGGCGTTCGGGAAGGCACCCATCGCGTATCTGACGATGGTGCGCACTGAACGGATGGCGCATCTGCTGCGCTCGACCGTGTTTCCGGTCAAGCAGATCGCCGCAGAGGTGGGGTGGGCGGATGCTGACTTCGCGGCCCGCCAGTTCCGTCGGGGCCTTGGGGTAACGCCAACGGCTTACAGGCAGTTCGTGTGTGCGCCCGATTCGGATGACACGGCGTAG
- the mobF gene encoding MobF family relaxase produces MTVSMRVMSAGDGYKYLLRTVATGDGGRMLSTPLTRYYTEEGTPPGRWMGSAVTALGHGALGVGDEVSEEQLQRLIGQGRDPVTGQALGSPYRKYPTVAERIKHRSARLDADLPVTGRAEAVAAIEAEESAHGARKAVAGFDFTFSIPKSASVLWAVSDAGTQSLIADAHHAAVAEMVAFIEREVAATRVGAAGRNGAVAQADVCGAIATAFDHYDSRASDPHLHTHVVISNKVQTVHDGKWRSLDGRPLHAATVALSELHEAVFADHLTRAFGVEWRARDMGRDRNPAWAIATVPEKLVAEFSCRSRQINQEKNRLIAEYVARHGRQPSLATVIKLRAQATLATRPEKQVRSLADLTGEWRERASHLLGEDATRWARTVTANDVPLLLRADDVPLDVIASLGRSVVEAVGEKRSTWRRWNLTAEAARQTMPYRFASTRDREAVVGIVVDAAERASLQLTPPELASSPAVFRRSDDASRFRPIASTVYSSPDILAAEDRLLERARTMTSPTVPVEVVEKVARRPDRDGRLLADDQAAALAAVATSGRAVDVLVGPAGAGKTTAMRALRTAWEREHGRGSVVGLAPSAVAAQVLADDLGIRTENTAKWWQDHQNTGASFRKGQLVIVDEASLAGILSLDRVTAHAVEVGAKVLLVGDWAQLQSVAAGGAFSLLVHDRDDAPELVDVHRFVNEWEKTASLDLRHGRPEAIDAYAAHGRITGGNTEAMIDAAYTAWRTDTLAGVSTVLIADSNESVHALNQRARADLILDGTVNAGREVALQGDARAGVGDTIITRKNDRRLHTPRGWVRNGDRWTVTDVRDDGSLTARRANSRGTVILPADYVSDHVDLGYAVTAHRAQGITMDTSHVLVDPSTTRENLYVAMTRGRHANLVYVATDRPDDNHTTPHPADDPDVTARSVLYGVLQHVGAELSAHETITAEHEAWGSVGQLVAEYETIAQAAQHDRFATLIRESGLAPDEAEDTIRSDAFGALTAELRRAEANHHNVDALMPRLVAARGFGGADDIASVLHHRLARATERPAGSGRTRKAPRLIAGLIPEATGPMSAAMRRALTERRELIQQRTEAILDQAIAEQQEWVLALGDTPAETRAAAAWKRQARTVAAYRDRYGITTRTPLGPAPDTDAQKIDAARAKAALARLRDLAGVDGSDDLSRTVRREGTRRGL; encoded by the coding sequence GTGACGGTTTCGATGCGGGTGATGTCCGCCGGCGACGGCTACAAGTACCTCCTGCGCACCGTCGCCACCGGTGACGGCGGCCGGATGCTCTCGACACCGCTGACGAGGTACTACACCGAAGAAGGAACACCGCCCGGGCGCTGGATGGGATCAGCGGTCACCGCGCTTGGCCACGGCGCGCTCGGAGTCGGAGATGAAGTCTCCGAGGAGCAGCTTCAACGACTGATCGGGCAGGGCCGCGACCCCGTGACAGGCCAAGCGCTCGGCAGCCCGTACCGGAAGTACCCGACCGTGGCCGAGCGAATCAAGCACCGCTCCGCACGTCTCGACGCCGATCTCCCCGTGACCGGGCGCGCGGAAGCGGTCGCCGCGATCGAGGCTGAGGAGAGCGCACACGGTGCACGGAAGGCGGTTGCGGGGTTCGATTTCACGTTCTCGATTCCGAAGTCCGCATCCGTGCTGTGGGCGGTATCGGATGCGGGGACGCAATCGCTGATTGCGGACGCGCATCATGCGGCGGTTGCAGAGATGGTTGCGTTCATCGAACGCGAGGTTGCGGCAACCCGTGTCGGTGCCGCAGGACGCAACGGGGCGGTTGCGCAAGCCGATGTCTGCGGTGCGATCGCAACCGCGTTCGATCACTACGATTCGCGGGCGAGCGACCCGCATCTGCATACCCATGTCGTGATCTCGAACAAGGTGCAGACCGTCCACGACGGCAAATGGCGCTCCCTCGACGGCCGCCCGCTACACGCCGCGACCGTCGCGCTCTCAGAACTCCACGAAGCCGTGTTCGCCGACCACCTCACCCGCGCGTTCGGTGTCGAGTGGCGGGCGCGCGACATGGGGCGCGACCGCAACCCTGCCTGGGCAATCGCGACGGTGCCGGAGAAACTGGTGGCAGAGTTTTCATGCAGGTCACGGCAGATTAACCAGGAGAAGAACCGTCTCATCGCCGAGTACGTTGCCCGTCACGGCAGGCAACCGTCGTTGGCGACCGTCATCAAGCTCCGGGCGCAGGCGACGTTGGCGACCAGACCGGAGAAGCAGGTTCGTTCGCTCGCGGACCTCACCGGCGAGTGGCGGGAGCGCGCGTCGCACCTGCTCGGTGAAGACGCCACCCGCTGGGCCCGAACCGTCACCGCCAACGACGTCCCGTTGCTGCTGCGCGCTGACGATGTGCCGTTGGACGTGATCGCCTCGCTGGGTCGCAGTGTGGTTGAGGCGGTCGGTGAGAAGCGGTCGACCTGGCGCAGGTGGAACCTCACCGCCGAGGCCGCACGCCAGACCATGCCCTACCGGTTCGCCAGCACGAGGGATCGCGAAGCAGTCGTCGGAATCGTCGTCGACGCGGCGGAACGTGCCTCCCTGCAACTCACGCCCCCCGAACTCGCGTCCAGTCCGGCAGTGTTCCGCCGCTCTGATGACGCGAGCAGGTTCCGTCCGATCGCGTCGACGGTGTATTCGTCACCGGACATCCTGGCGGCCGAGGATCGGCTTCTCGAGCGCGCTCGCACCATGACCTCGCCCACTGTGCCTGTCGAGGTGGTCGAGAAGGTCGCTCGCCGCCCGGATCGCGACGGCCGACTCCTCGCCGACGACCAAGCCGCAGCCCTCGCCGCCGTTGCGACATCAGGCCGTGCAGTCGATGTGTTGGTCGGCCCGGCCGGGGCGGGAAAGACAACGGCGATGCGCGCCCTGCGCACGGCGTGGGAGCGGGAGCACGGGCGCGGCAGCGTCGTCGGGCTGGCACCGTCAGCGGTGGCCGCGCAGGTCCTTGCCGATGATCTCGGTATCCGGACGGAGAACACCGCGAAATGGTGGCAAGACCACCAGAACACCGGCGCGTCATTCCGTAAGGGGCAGCTCGTGATCGTGGACGAAGCCTCCCTCGCCGGCATCCTTTCGCTGGATCGCGTCACTGCGCACGCGGTGGAGGTGGGTGCGAAGGTGTTGTTGGTGGGTGACTGGGCGCAGCTGCAATCCGTCGCAGCCGGCGGTGCGTTCTCCCTCCTCGTCCATGACCGCGACGACGCTCCCGAACTGGTCGACGTGCACCGATTCGTCAACGAGTGGGAGAAGACCGCCTCCCTCGACCTTCGCCACGGCCGCCCCGAAGCCATCGACGCCTACGCAGCTCACGGTCGCATCACCGGCGGGAACACCGAAGCGATGATCGACGCTGCCTACACTGCCTGGCGCACCGATACCCTTGCCGGGGTTTCGACGGTGTTGATCGCGGACTCGAACGAATCCGTCCACGCACTGAACCAGCGCGCCCGCGCCGACCTCATCCTCGACGGGACCGTGAACGCCGGCCGTGAAGTCGCCCTCCAAGGCGACGCCCGTGCCGGGGTCGGCGACACGATCATCACGAGGAAGAACGACCGCCGACTCCACACTCCGCGAGGGTGGGTGCGCAACGGGGACCGTTGGACAGTAACCGACGTTCGCGACGACGGATCACTCACCGCCCGCCGCGCGAACAGTCGCGGCACCGTGATCCTCCCCGCTGACTATGTCTCCGATCATGTTGATCTGGGTTATGCAGTGACGGCGCATAGGGCGCAAGGCATCACCATGGACACCTCTCATGTGCTCGTTGATCCGTCTACGACGCGGGAGAACCTGTATGTCGCGATGACTCGCGGCCGGCACGCGAACCTCGTCTACGTCGCCACCGACCGCCCCGACGACAACCACACCACTCCGCACCCGGCGGATGATCCTGATGTGACCGCACGGAGTGTTCTTTACGGGGTGCTGCAGCACGTCGGTGCCGAGCTTTCCGCGCACGAGACGATCACCGCCGAACACGAAGCCTGGGGGTCGGTGGGGCAGCTCGTGGCCGAGTATGAGACGATCGCGCAAGCCGCCCAACACGACCGTTTCGCCACCCTCATCCGCGAATCCGGTCTCGCCCCGGACGAAGCAGAAGACACGATCCGCTCCGACGCATTCGGCGCCCTCACCGCAGAGCTTCGGCGGGCGGAGGCGAACCACCACAACGTCGACGCCCTCATGCCGCGGCTGGTCGCGGCCCGCGGCTTCGGAGGCGCCGATGACATCGCCTCCGTCCTGCACCACCGTCTCGCCCGCGCCACTGAGAGGCCGGCTGGTTCTGGTCGTACCCGCAAGGCACCCCGTCTGATCGCCGGCCTCATCCCCGAAGCAACCGGGCCCATGTCCGCGGCGATGCGGAGGGCACTGACGGAGCGGCGCGAGTTGATCCAGCAGCGTACCGAAGCCATCCTCGACCAAGCCATTGCCGAACAGCAGGAATGGGTGCTCGCGCTCGGAGACACACCGGCAGAGACGAGGGCTGCGGCAGCGTGGAAACGGCAAGCACGAACCGTCGCCGCGTACCGCGATCGCTACGGCATCACCACACGCACGCCGCTCGGCCCAGCGCCCGATACCGATGCGCAGAAGATCGACGCGGCACGAGCGAAAGCCGCTCTCGCGAGGCTCCGAGACCTCGCGGGCGTCGATGGCAGCGATGACCTTTCGCGGACGGTGCGGCGCGAAGGGACGCGCCGGGGCCTGTGA
- a CDS encoding sulfate permease, translating to MIRQLWTLSVNTRAFLRRYMPTNILLDAIRTRRGLKWGVPAMLLAVPYLLAASTFTTLIADGGPGWLNLLVLLCLWNTMKFIFMGPISLILLARIRVREAVAAHAERRASTEPVKQAVRSTTAGSGRGYAVSSESGAHTNCL from the coding sequence ATGATCCGCCAGCTCTGGACCCTCAGCGTCAACACCCGCGCATTCCTGCGCCGCTACATGCCCACCAACATCCTCCTCGACGCCATCCGCACCCGCCGAGGACTCAAATGGGGCGTACCCGCGATGCTCCTTGCCGTGCCCTACCTCCTGGCCGCGAGCACCTTCACCACCCTCATCGCAGACGGCGGACCCGGATGGCTCAACCTCCTGGTTCTCCTGTGTCTGTGGAACACGATGAAGTTCATCTTCATGGGACCCATCAGCCTGATCCTGCTCGCCCGGATCCGCGTGCGCGAGGCCGTGGCCGCTCACGCCGAACGACGAGCATCCACCGAGCCGGTCAAGCAAGCGGTCCGATCAACCACTGCTGGATCAGGACGCGGCTACGCCGTGTCATCCGAATCGGGCGCACACACGAACTGCCTGTAA
- a CDS encoding DJ-1/PfpI family protein has product MTTHDAQHEATEAHLHEMRDTLSGTADGAIRDPDAQAAWDRSVAAHHALAALPGVTTDASEDIVIVLHPDFDTLDVLGPHYFLSSMMGARIHFATTGELTKPVRSASGIPLQPTTTLVDAPENPTVLLVPGGDTSVLLKDSAAITAIRELGARSNLVASVCTGAIALGAAGILDGRRATSHWSVRHLLPGYGATAMDDRVVTDGNVLTAAGVTAGMDLALTIVGRLRGPDYARFLELGAEYAPQPPYGAGTPQAAGPTLTALARDFFAPVEQSLRSRRTHLGEL; this is encoded by the coding sequence TTGACCACTCACGATGCTCAACATGAAGCCACCGAAGCACACCTCCACGAGATGCGAGACACGTTATCGGGCACCGCGGACGGCGCGATCCGTGACCCTGACGCACAAGCGGCCTGGGACCGCTCCGTCGCAGCCCACCACGCCCTCGCCGCGCTGCCTGGCGTGACAACCGATGCGAGCGAGGACATCGTCATCGTTCTCCACCCCGACTTCGACACCCTCGACGTACTCGGCCCGCACTACTTCCTCTCATCGATGATGGGCGCGAGGATCCACTTCGCCACTACCGGGGAGCTCACCAAGCCAGTTCGCAGCGCTAGCGGCATCCCTCTGCAACCCACGACCACACTTGTCGACGCCCCGGAGAACCCGACCGTTCTCCTTGTGCCCGGTGGCGACACGAGTGTGCTCCTCAAGGACTCCGCGGCCATCACCGCAATCCGTGAACTCGGCGCGCGGTCAAATCTCGTGGCGAGCGTGTGCACCGGCGCGATCGCGCTCGGGGCAGCCGGGATTCTCGACGGCCGACGTGCGACCTCTCACTGGTCCGTGCGACATCTGCTTCCGGGGTACGGGGCCACGGCCATGGACGATCGTGTCGTCACCGACGGCAACGTCCTCACCGCTGCCGGAGTCACCGCGGGCATGGACCTCGCGCTCACCATCGTCGGGCGCCTACGGGGGCCAGATTACGCCCGATTCCTCGAACTTGGAGCAGAGTACGCCCCCCAGCCTCCGTACGGAGCAGGAACACCGCAGGCCGCGGGCCCTACTCTCACTGCACTCGCTCGTGACTTCTTTGCCCCGGTCGAGCAGTCACTTCGATCACGCCGGACGCATCTGGGGGAACTATGA